A genomic segment from Chitinophaga flava encodes:
- a CDS encoding fumarylacetoacetate hydrolase family protein has protein sequence MKLIRFGLPGEEKPGVVTEAGMFDVSAFGEDFGEQFLAANGLERLSQWWAQHGASCPKVPEGTRLGAPLQRPSKIVCIGLNYADHARETNAPIPTEPIVFFKSTTALVGPNDNLVIPRNSEKTDWEVELAVVIGKKATYVEEKDALDYVAGYCLHNDYSERAFQIERNGQWVKGKSCDTFAPLGPWLATKDEIKDVNNLRLWLTVNGKKMQDGNTSNFIFNVPFIVSYLSQFMTLLPGDIISTGTPAGVGLGMNPQVYLKPGDVVELGIDGLGTSKQTAVAYK, from the coding sequence ATGAAACTGATCAGGTTTGGTTTACCGGGTGAAGAAAAACCGGGCGTTGTTACAGAAGCAGGTATGTTTGATGTAAGTGCTTTTGGAGAAGATTTTGGCGAACAATTCCTGGCCGCCAATGGGCTGGAACGTTTGTCCCAATGGTGGGCACAGCACGGTGCTTCCTGCCCTAAGGTACCGGAAGGTACCCGTCTGGGCGCTCCGCTGCAACGTCCATCCAAAATCGTTTGCATCGGCCTCAACTATGCCGACCATGCCCGCGAAACAAACGCCCCGATACCTACTGAACCAATCGTGTTCTTTAAAAGTACTACCGCACTCGTAGGTCCTAACGACAACCTGGTGATTCCGCGTAACAGCGAAAAAACAGACTGGGAAGTAGAACTGGCCGTTGTGATCGGTAAAAAAGCCACTTATGTGGAAGAGAAAGATGCACTGGACTATGTAGCCGGTTACTGCCTGCACAACGATTATAGTGAACGCGCTTTCCAGATTGAAAGAAACGGTCAGTGGGTAAAAGGAAAAAGCTGCGATACCTTCGCTCCTTTAGGCCCATGGCTGGCTACCAAAGATGAAATAAAAGATGTGAACAATCTGCGTTTATGGCTCACCGTTAACGGTAAAAAAATGCAGGATGGTAACACCTCCAACTTCATCTTTAACGTACCCTTCATCGTATCCTACCTCAGCCAGTTTATGACACTGCTCCCGGGTGATATCATCTCCACCGGAACACCGGCAGGTGTAGGCCTGGGCATGAATCCACAGGTATACCTGAAACCAGGTGACGTGGTAGAACTGGGCATCGATGGCCTGGGTACTTCCAAACAAACAGCCGTAGCCTATAAATAA
- a CDS encoding amidohydrolase family protein — MVIDAHQHFWQYDPVRDAWIDDSMQVIRGDFFPEHLKPVLAANGVHGCVAVQADQSENETAFLLDLAGKHAFIKGVVGWTDLRASNIREKLATYAVNPKLKGFRHIVQGEPDVNFLLGEAFCHGITALAEFGFSYDILVYPKQLAATAAFVKKFPEHRLVIDHVAKPDFKTGALEEWASHMRSIAQSPNVYCKLSGLVTEADWQHWKPAHFEPFLDVVLESFGPHRLMFGSDWPVCLLAAEYKEVKDIITQYISKLSDTEQNNIMGGNAISFYHL, encoded by the coding sequence ATGGTTATTGACGCACATCAGCATTTCTGGCAGTATGATCCCGTTCGTGACGCGTGGATAGATGATTCCATGCAGGTGATCCGGGGCGATTTTTTTCCGGAACACCTGAAGCCTGTGTTGGCTGCCAATGGTGTACATGGCTGCGTAGCAGTACAGGCCGACCAGTCGGAAAATGAAACCGCTTTCCTGCTGGACCTGGCTGGTAAACATGCGTTCATCAAAGGTGTGGTAGGGTGGACCGATCTCCGTGCTTCCAACATCAGGGAAAAACTGGCCACCTATGCTGTCAATCCCAAACTGAAAGGGTTCCGGCATATTGTACAGGGAGAACCGGATGTTAATTTTCTGCTGGGAGAAGCTTTCTGTCACGGTATCACAGCGCTGGCCGAGTTCGGATTTTCATACGATATTCTCGTATATCCGAAACAGTTAGCTGCCACTGCTGCCTTTGTAAAGAAATTTCCGGAACACCGCCTGGTGATAGATCATGTGGCCAAACCAGATTTTAAAACCGGCGCGCTGGAGGAATGGGCTTCCCATATGCGTAGTATCGCACAATCGCCTAATGTCTACTGCAAACTCAGTGGCCTGGTAACAGAAGCCGACTGGCAACATTGGAAACCGGCACATTTTGAGCCCTTCCTTGATGTAGTGCTGGAGAGTTTCGGGCCTCACAGGCTTATGTTTGGCTCCGACTGGCCCGTATGTCTGCTGGCAGCCGAATATAAGGAAGTGAAAGACATCATCACCCAATACATCAGCAAACTGTCTGACACAGAACAAAACAACATCATGGGAGGCAATGCTATCTCATTTTATCATCTATAA
- a CDS encoding L-rhamnose mutarotase, translated as MKRYCLALDLVNEPQLIAEYENYHRDVWPEIKKSITDSGIENMEIYRAGNRLFMIMEVNDSFSFERKGAMDADNPKVQEWEQLMWKYQQALPIAKPGEKWIIMDKIFAL; from the coding sequence ATGAAACGTTATTGCCTGGCACTGGATCTGGTAAACGAGCCGCAGCTGATAGCCGAATATGAAAACTATCACCGCGACGTATGGCCGGAAATCAAAAAAAGCATCACCGACAGCGGTATCGAAAACATGGAAATTTACCGTGCCGGTAACCGCCTGTTTATGATCATGGAAGTAAACGATTCCTTCTCTTTTGAACGCAAAGGAGCCATGGACGCTGACAATCCTAAAGTACAGGAATGGGAACAGCTGATGTGGAAATACCAGCAGGCTTTGCCCATTGCAAAGCCAGGAGAGAAGTGGATTATCATGGATAAAATTTTTGCATTATAG
- a CDS encoding MbnP family protein: protein MVLRIYTSFTFRCILLCLSILWLSSCSKKDKSSTEDPPVLYSRLTLNFSHVMNGSPLVRSSSTYINPSGESFVISRFRYYLSNFSLVNDAGKTVILPPAYFLIDDATDSTKRISLDSIPQGNYTALRFMIGVDSARNNSGVQSGALAPENGMFWTWNSGYIMAQMEGYADAVASPTHQFQFHVGGFKGPYNVLKIVSLPVKLGINPTMSVVPQLNIVADAAKWFTPDTVSFKQAAVIMAEGTNALRIANNYQQMFSIKN, encoded by the coding sequence ATGGTTTTGCGGATTTATACTTCCTTTACCTTCCGTTGTATCCTGTTATGCCTGTCTATCCTATGGCTCAGCAGTTGCTCCAAAAAAGATAAATCCTCCACAGAGGATCCGCCGGTTCTTTATTCGAGGCTGACGCTGAATTTCTCCCATGTGATGAATGGCAGTCCGCTGGTGCGTAGTAGCAGCACTTATATAAACCCTTCCGGTGAATCTTTTGTCATCTCCCGTTTCCGTTATTATCTCAGTAATTTTTCATTGGTGAATGATGCGGGGAAAACAGTTATCCTGCCGCCCGCCTATTTTCTGATAGATGATGCAACAGATTCCACCAAACGGATTTCCCTCGATAGTATCCCGCAAGGTAATTATACAGCCCTTCGTTTTATGATAGGGGTAGACAGCGCCCGTAATAACAGTGGCGTACAATCCGGTGCCCTGGCGCCGGAAAACGGGATGTTCTGGACCTGGAACAGTGGTTATATCATGGCGCAGATGGAAGGGTATGCTGATGCAGTAGCTTCTCCCACCCATCAGTTCCAGTTTCATGTAGGCGGTTTTAAAGGGCCTTATAATGTTTTAAAAATAGTTTCTCTTCCTGTGAAACTGGGTATCAATCCCACCATGAGCGTTGTCCCGCAACTGAATATTGTAGCGGATGCCGCCAAATGGTTTACGCCCGATACTGTGAGTTTTAAACAGGCGGCTGTGATCATGGCGGAAGGAACCAATGCACTGAGGATCGCCAATAACTACCAGCAGATGTTCTCCATCAAAAATTAA
- the fucP gene encoding L-fucose:H+ symporter permease, which yields MAGGAVSNSTYTSKPTSGKQAGSYLFPFILVTSLFFLWALIHNLSPVLIPHLKKACQLTDLQSSFIDSAVFAAYFLMALPAGAVMRKFGYKTGIIFGLCLYAIGAFLFIPAANSREYIAFLGALFVIATGLTFLETAANPYVTVLGSPETATTRLNLAQSFNGVGAVLGPVLGARFILSGTEHTQDQLNAMSSVELQQYLSTEAGTVKIPYMIIGMVVLLVALMFVVTKMPEVQEAKDENVDASPSGGSIFRHKHLVAAVITQFFYIGAQIGVNAFFIRFAKYAAGIPEREAANLLGWVAGLGFMIGRFFGTFLMSKIKASSLLTVYGAINVGLILLAMTTKGMVAVGAVLLVPFFMSIMFPTIFSLGIRGLGGDTKLGSSLLVMSIVGGAICPPLMGLISDASNIQMAYIIPLVCFAVVVWFGAKGHKLDAARS from the coding sequence ATGGCCGGAGGCGCAGTCAGTAATTCCACCTATACCAGCAAGCCCACCAGCGGGAAACAAGCGGGCAGTTATCTCTTCCCGTTTATATTGGTTACCAGCCTGTTTTTCCTGTGGGCATTAATTCACAACCTGAGTCCGGTGCTTATCCCGCACCTGAAAAAGGCCTGTCAGCTTACAGACCTGCAGTCGTCCTTCATCGATTCTGCAGTATTTGCGGCCTACTTCCTGATGGCATTGCCTGCCGGCGCTGTCATGCGTAAGTTCGGTTACAAGACGGGCATCATTTTCGGCTTGTGTTTATATGCGATAGGGGCCTTTCTGTTTATTCCTGCTGCCAACAGCCGTGAATACATTGCTTTCCTGGGCGCTTTATTCGTGATAGCCACCGGGCTGACTTTCCTCGAAACAGCTGCCAATCCGTACGTGACCGTACTGGGCAGTCCGGAAACAGCCACCACCCGCCTCAACCTGGCCCAGTCCTTTAACGGCGTAGGTGCTGTACTGGGGCCGGTATTAGGTGCCCGGTTTATCCTCTCTGGTACAGAACATACACAGGATCAGCTCAATGCCATGTCATCGGTTGAGCTGCAGCAATACCTCAGCACAGAGGCCGGCACCGTAAAAATTCCCTACATGATTATCGGGATGGTGGTACTCCTCGTGGCGCTGATGTTTGTAGTCACTAAAATGCCGGAAGTGCAGGAAGCTAAAGATGAAAACGTAGATGCCAGCCCTTCCGGAGGCAGTATCTTCAGACATAAACACCTGGTAGCAGCTGTGATTACACAGTTCTTCTATATCGGCGCACAGATCGGCGTGAACGCCTTCTTTATCCGCTTTGCCAAATATGCAGCCGGCATACCGGAAAGAGAAGCCGCTAATCTGCTGGGATGGGTAGCAGGATTGGGCTTCATGATAGGCCGCTTCTTCGGTACCTTCCTCATGAGTAAAATAAAAGCCTCTTCTCTGCTGACCGTCTATGGTGCTATTAACGTGGGCCTGATATTGCTGGCGATGACTACCAAAGGTATGGTGGCTGTAGGGGCTGTGTTGCTGGTGCCTTTCTTTATGTCGATCATGTTCCCGACCATCTTCTCGTTGGGTATCAGAGGGCTGGGCGGAGATACCAAACTGGGTTCTTCCCTGCTGGTGATGTCTATTGTAGGTGGTGCAATCTGCCCGCCGCTGATGGGCCTCATCTCTGATGCATCCAATATTCAGATGGCTTATATCATACCGTTGGTATGTTTTGCAGTGGTAGTATGGTTTGGGGCCAAGGGCCACAAACTGGATGCTGCCAGAAGCTAA
- a CDS encoding L-fucose dehydrogenase, with product MDLGLQGKVIIVTGGAKGIGEGIAKLVAAEGGIVVIAGRNEADNSKTVDAIIQAGGQAFGIQAELSKVDDCRKVIAETIEKYGKIDGLVNNAGANDGVGLESGSPEKFMQSLQNNLSHYYNLAHFALPYLKNTKGNIVNIGSKVATTGQGNTSGYAASKGAINALTREWAVELLPYSVRVNTVIPAEVWTPLYETWINSLPNPKEKLASITEKIPFEHRMTTSEEIANTTVFLLSPRSSHTTGQILFVDGGYTHLDRSIS from the coding sequence ATGGATTTAGGATTACAGGGAAAAGTGATTATTGTTACCGGCGGTGCCAAAGGAATTGGAGAAGGTATTGCAAAACTGGTAGCTGCAGAAGGAGGAATTGTTGTAATTGCAGGCAGAAATGAAGCAGACAACAGCAAAACAGTAGACGCTATTATCCAGGCTGGTGGCCAGGCCTTCGGTATTCAGGCGGAGCTGTCTAAAGTGGATGACTGCCGCAAAGTGATCGCTGAAACCATTGAAAAATACGGAAAAATCGATGGACTGGTAAACAATGCCGGCGCCAACGACGGGGTAGGCCTCGAAAGCGGAAGTCCCGAAAAATTTATGCAGTCCCTGCAAAACAACCTGTCACATTATTACAACCTGGCTCACTTTGCTTTGCCTTATCTTAAAAACACCAAAGGCAATATCGTGAACATCGGTTCCAAAGTAGCCACCACCGGCCAGGGCAACACCTCCGGTTATGCTGCATCCAAAGGCGCCATCAATGCACTCACCCGCGAATGGGCGGTAGAACTGCTGCCATATTCCGTACGCGTAAACACTGTTATCCCGGCAGAAGTATGGACTCCATTATACGAAACCTGGATCAACTCATTGCCCAATCCAAAAGAAAAACTGGCATCCATCACCGAAAAAATTCCTTTCGAACACCGGATGACCACTTCAGAAGAGATTGCTAATACAACTGTATTCCTGCTGTCACCACGTTCTTCTCATACAACCGGACAAATACTATTCGTTGACGGAGGTTACACACACCTCGACAGATCCATCAGCTAA